The sequence TCATGTCCATCAGCCAGAAGCTTGAAGTCATCCTCCTTCTACTCATATTGGCAGCCATGCATGTGTCCAATGTCAGCTGTTCGTCGCTTGATTGATGAGAATTTCAAGACCACCACCTCTGTTCGCTCGCTTTCCGTCCCCTCAAGCTCGTCGTCACTGCCAACTCCTCTATTTTTCTAGGGCCTAGCAGGCGCGTCTCACAGATTGGATACAAAGAGTGATGTCCTACATGATCCAGCTGCTTGACATTTTGTTCCAAGTATGTGTACACAAGTCAAGTACGTGACTCCAGTCGGTTTAATTGAGGAATACTCTTTGTATGTAAGATTCAATCGATTTCCTTTTTTGCAATCCTAATTTTTGGTTATACTCTGTATGGACTCTAGCATGTATGCAACTAATATGGACCCACTAAGATCTTTGGTGTATATCTTTCTATTTTCTCACCGATTAACGTGCTAATGTTTAGGTCTTGAGAGTGAAGGAGATGACTCATTTTAACTTTGTTATAATAAGATAATAGATAACGAAATTTTGAACTTCAaacttcaaatattttgatcAACGGTTAATCCAACAAATGTGTAAGTATAGAGAAAATTTAATGACCTTTACATTCGTATGACCATGATTTGGTTGAATTTTCCTCTTTGAGTTACAGGAAAATAATGGCCAAACCTCAATTTTAGAGACTATCGAATCAAACTACTCTACTACTACTAACGAAAATCAATGGAACTAGCTCTTGCTTCTCTTGGTCGCGACGACCCCTTCGTTCCCGGCTAGAAGCAGGTACTTGTCCTTCCTCGTCAACGCCGTTCCCTCGAACCCGAGCGCGTCGGCCAGCACGCGCTGCACCTCGTTCGCCACCTCGATGCTGCTCCTCCCGCCCTCCGTGTTCACCGGCTGCAGGAACTGGACGCTGTACTCCGGCCGGGGGTTCATCAGGAAGTACACCGAGTCGAAGCACTTGGCGACGGGCGACGTGGACGTGGCGTAGAACATGCTCGTGTGCGCGTCGACCGCCACGGGGGTCACCTCGCTAGCGAGCTCGGCAAACAGCGGGCTGAACCGGAGCAGGTACGGCTCCCGGCACGTCGTCCCCTCGGGGCACACGACGACGTCGCCGCGCGCCAGCGTGGACGACATGCGGCGCCGATCCTCCTCGCGGTCGCGGGTGAGGCGCCGCAGGGGGATGGGAGAGAGCACCTCAGACAGGCGGCCCAGGCTGTATGACACGGCGGCAACGGGCCTCCCGAGCGCGCTGGCGATGCCGACCGGGTCGAGGAGCGTGCGGTGGTTGCAGGCGTAGAGCTGGCCGCCGTGGGGCTTAGCCGCGAGGTCGTCGCTGTCCACCGTGGGAGGGGCGCCGATGACCCGCACCCTCACGCCGGTGAGCGCAGCGACGACGCTTGACACGCGCCATGGAAGGAGGGTGTAGATGGCGATGCGGACGGTGGCAAGGACGACGGCGAAGGGGAAGTAGATGTACATGGCGAGCGCGGCAGCTGGCGTCGGCGTGAACGCCAGCCGGCCGTCATGAAACACTATAGGCTTCGGGTACTTGCACGACTTCTTCTCGGTTTGCTTCAGAACAAGTTCAAGCATCTCCGTGTCCGACTCGGCGTCCTCCATCACGCCGGCAAAGTATCGGGGCCCTCCCTTCACCTCCCTCCCGAACACCGCGTCAAACCCCACGTACTCTTTCAAGAACGCCTCCACCATTACCGTCGGGAACGACCGGCTCACGGccgccaccttcacctcctttgGCATCGCACTCACCGCCTCCAGCGCACTCATGTCCGCCGCCTCTCGGAAGAAGTGCTTGGGGAGGACGGCCCTGCCGATCCTCGCCGCCTCGTCACGCCGCATCCCGCAGAAGCATATCATCGTCATGGTCTTCACGCGCGCCCAGTGGTTCAGCAGGCGCAGAACGGGGTAGAGCGCGAGCAGGACCATGCCCCGGACGTAGCCGCCCGCCTCGACGGCGACCAGGAAGAACGGCTGGAACGCGGCGGACGGCGACGGTTTCAGGAGCAGCGCGTCCACGTCGACCACGAGGGCGTTTTTGCCGAGCTGGCGTAccgtcggcggcggcgctgccgaAGTCCCGGTGGTCGTCGCGCCGAGGCAGCGGAGggggccggcgacgaggttgcGCTTCACGAAGCGGTGGATGCGGAGCGCGCGGTTGGCGAATCTCTCGCATGTCGTCGCCATGCACGCCTGCGTGGTCAGTCCTCCTCGATCGTTCGGTTGGGATATCAAGTTGTTGGTGCAGCGTCCAATATAAAGAAGCGAGCGCTGACTGAATCCGCGTACGACTCGGGCGGGTGCTTGTTTACGAATTCCGAATCGGTGCCGGACACGCGCAGCAATCACCTCGACTTAGTTCCTCTGTTCTCCCTATTCACGTGTCTTTCAAATGCTGCATGCCAAACATGGTCTGAGAGATTTTTCAAGCAGAGAAACGCTGCAGCTTCTTtcaaatttagagaattttattCTAAAATACAGCTCCAACAACTCCTCAATACCACTTCTAATATTTATCAATCCTCAAAATCATACATCTCGCTCTCTACGTTTAGGGTGCACCCCCTCGCTCCAAAAAATACCCGACCAACCCTGGGCCCACCCCCTCGTCTGCACGTGACTGctagtggcggcggagccctcCTGCAATGCCGAGCTCGAAAAAGGAAGACTCTAGCCCGAGCTGCGCGCTGGCTTGAGCAGAGGAGCGGCTGCTCTAGATGGCGTCGATGAGGGCCTAGTGGTTGTGGGCTTTCTCGGTGGCGGAGAGGAGCGGCTGCTCTAGATGGCGTCGATGAGGGCCTAGTGGTTGTGGGCTTTCTCGGTGGCGGAGTCAAGTGCCCTGTCATGACCGGCGTTGGAGCAGACAGCCGCGTGCTCAGTTCACTCGATGGCAGAGGAAACAAGGACGCCGGGGAAGGTAGGAGCTCACAACAGTTGTATGATGTGGATCTGGTTAGAgaagaggcagaggaggagggaagCTGCTACTTGCCATGGTTAAGctgagagagcaaatgagagagaAGAGCAGGGAGAGCCACAATAGGAGGATAAGGCCGGCCGCTTGGGTCTCTTGACGGCAGGCCGACGACGTCGGTAGGCAGCGGGAGGAGGCAGAGACGAGGGGCTTCACAGTGCTGGACGGCGTCAAAACGAGCgttgtcacacctggtttcaaaagaacaaaccagatgcattccacatgtTTGCCAGGATTAAGTTTCATATATGCGGTGACTTCATAAGTGACCCGCAAGTCACAACATAATGGATCcgtaggtcttaaagaaaacactaataTAACTTTCAGCGGCAGCAGATCTTCCATCTATCCACATGTATTGTCCGGGGGAgcaccagcctagaacatgaCGTTCCGATCGAAAACTTTCTtcgcctagaactcagctcTATCGTCCGGGATGTCCTCGAAATCCTCATCTTTTGAGTAACATCAAGAAGTTGAGAGAAAATAAGCGTGAGTAAATGGAGTACTCGGCAAGTGTAAGAAAACATGACATGAAGCCTTAAGGTAACAAATGTTTAACTTAGGTTTATAGCATCTATACCATCCTAATCTAGGGTTCAAATGacttagcaatcctatttactatgtgtgacgacaccaacattaaagggacaactcatcggattccatctgactaaCAGACTCActagatatcccatatccggctatcaactcatcggggtaccaccatccgactacccaaaaccaaccatccaagatccc is a genomic window of Phragmites australis chromosome 24, lpPhrAust1.1, whole genome shotgun sequence containing:
- the LOC133907986 gene encoding probable glycerol-3-phosphate acyltransferase 3, with the protein product MATTCERFANRALRIHRFVKRNLVAGPLRCLGATTTGTSAAPPPTVRQLGKNALVVDVDALLLKPSPSAAFQPFFLVAVEAGGYVRGMVLLALYPVLRLLNHWARVKTMTMICFCGMRRDEAARIGRAVLPKHFFREAADMSALEAVSAMPKEVKVAAVSRSFPTVMVEAFLKEYVGFDAVFGREVKGGPRYFAGVMEDAESDTEMLELVLKQTEKKSCKYPKPIVFHDGRLAFTPTPAAALAMYIYFPFAVVLATVRIAIYTLLPWRVSSVVAALTGVRVRVIGAPPTVDSDDLAAKPHGGQLYACNHRTLLDPVGIASALGRPVAAVSYSLGRLSEVLSPIPLRRLTRDREEDRRRMSSTLARGDVVVCPEGTTCREPYLLRFSPLFAELASEVTPVAVDAHTSMFYATSTSPVAKCFDSVYFLMNPRPEYSVQFLQPVNTEGGRSSIEVANEVQRVLADALGFEGTALTRKDKYLLLAGNEGVVATKRSKS